One window of the Mycobacterium haemophilum DSM 44634 genome contains the following:
- a CDS encoding type I polyketide synthase, producing MTASIGGEADLRHWLVDYLVTNIGCTPDEVDLDLSLADLGVSSRDAVVLSGELTELLGKTVSPIDFWEHPTINALAAYLTAPAPDGESEAALRRPGRGSLEEPIAVIGMGCRFPGGISGPEALWQFLCDRRSSIGQVPDERWELFDDGSPEVKALLARTTRWGSFLEDIDAFDSEFFEISPSEADKMDPQQRLLLEVAWEALEHAGISPNSLRRSQTGVFAGSCLSEYGAIASTDLPQVDGWSNTGGAMSIIANRLSYFLDLRGPSVAVDTACSSSLVAIHLACQSLRTEDSNLAIAAGVNLLLSPAVFRGFDQVGALSPTGRCRAFDAAADGFVRGEGAGVVVLKRLTDAQRDGDRVLAIICGSAVNQDGRSNGLMAPNPAAQMAVLRAAYANAGMQPTDIDYVETHGTGTLLGDPIEARALGAVLGRGRAQDSPLLIGAIKTNLGHTEAAAGIAGFIKTVLAVQRGQIPPNQCFESPNPHIPFAELRMKVVDAQREWPDTGHPRRAGVSSFGFGGSNAHVVIEQGQEETPTPEPGVVPALSTLVVAGKTVQRVAATAGVLADWIEGAGAEVALADVAHTLNHHRSRHAKFGTVVARDRVQAVAGLRALAAGQQAPGVVGPQDGTPGPGTVFVYSGRGSQWAGMGRQLLADEPAFAAAVAELEPVFVAHAGFSLHDVLANGKELVGIEQIQLGLIGMQLTLTELWRSYGVQPDLVIGHSMGEVAAAVVAGALTAAEGLRVTATRSRLMAPLSGQGGMALLELDAAETEGLIADYPQVTLGIYNSPRQTVIAGPTEQIDELIDRVRAQNRFASRVNIEVAPHNPAMDALQPQMRSELADLAARTPTIPILSTTYADLGSRPVFDAEHWATNMRNPVHFQQAIMTAGTDYHTFIEISAHPLLTQAIIDTLHCAQHGTRYTSIGTLQRDADDTITFRTNLNTANTAHPPHTPHPAEPHVTIPSTPWQHTRHWITRKRPVNSVGLAPRVGTLLGQHTTVTGAFGGSGSLPIHLWQARLAPQAKPYRGWHRFHGVEVVPASIVLHTILCAAAELGYSTLSGIRFEQPIFADRPRLIQVVVDNQSISLASSPATETPQDRWTRHVTAQLSSAPARSAAPSHHPDQTNGHLDAIADSIPDIAALLALRGVDGLPFEWSVKSWTQKTQQSTGRTVGIELPDALPEGAVAPLLDAAILVPALADVTDTRLYLPASIEQVWLGDTATGPRGSVTLNRTARDDDGITVDVTVADGGGLPWATMRSLQYRALDFDNAQQPGSVSFVESHADAWTDARNFVHAIDWQPRTDLDCSNTSVAGSGSVAVIGNDGAALGLRLKEAGYTLAAPAAGVSEVRYVVYVADSCPATVGETDVDFAVRTTAEIRDLVRTLAEREPGKPAALWIVTRGVHESVAPSALRQSFLWGFAGVIAAEHPELWGGLVDLAIDDDLGDAAPALANLVQTSTKSILVLRDGVVLAPTLAPIRSDPVRKSLQCKADAAYLITGGMGALGLLMAEWLADRGARRLVLTGRTPLPPRRDWDLDTLLNSQAGLRQKIDAIRALEMRGVTVEAVAADVGRHDDVQALLAKRDRDGAAPIRGVIHAAGVTNDQLVTNMTDDPVRQVMWPKIAGSQVLHEVFPPGSVDFLYLTASAAGIFGIPGQGSYAAANSYLDALARARRQQGCHTMSLDWVAWRGLGFAANAQLVGDELQRMGSRDITPSEAFTAWEYVDAYDVAQAVVLPVPRPDGSAGPAAGDSYLVPARNWSQMAATEVRKELESGLRTIIAAELRVAEAELDTDRPFAELGLNSLMAMAIRREAEQFIGIELSAIMLFNHPTVALLAAYLAKVVAPQHDSQEDKMASLSASAGSVLDSLFDRIESTSTEAEGSV from the coding sequence ATGACGGCGAGCATTGGTGGTGAAGCCGACCTTCGCCACTGGCTGGTCGACTACTTGGTGACGAATATCGGCTGTACACCGGATGAGGTCGACCTTGATCTATCGCTGGCCGACCTGGGCGTGAGCTCCCGCGATGCGGTCGTGCTGTCCGGGGAATTGACAGAGTTGTTAGGCAAGACCGTATCCCCGATCGACTTCTGGGAGCACCCGACGATCAATGCGCTGGCCGCGTATCTCACTGCGCCCGCCCCTGACGGCGAATCGGAAGCGGCGCTGCGGCGCCCGGGCCGGGGTTCACTCGAGGAGCCGATCGCCGTCATCGGGATGGGGTGTCGCTTCCCAGGGGGGATATCTGGTCCAGAAGCGTTGTGGCAGTTTCTGTGTGACCGTCGTTCCTCGATCGGGCAGGTCCCCGACGAACGGTGGGAGCTCTTCGACGACGGCTCGCCGGAAGTCAAGGCACTGCTTGCGCGTACCACGCGGTGGGGCTCATTCTTGGAGGACATCGACGCCTTCGACTCGGAATTCTTCGAGATCTCACCCAGCGAAGCCGACAAGATGGACCCGCAGCAGCGCCTGCTGCTGGAAGTGGCTTGGGAGGCGTTGGAGCACGCGGGAATTTCACCTAACTCGCTGCGCCGTTCGCAGACGGGCGTCTTCGCCGGGTCATGCCTGAGCGAATACGGCGCCATCGCTTCCACCGATCTCCCGCAAGTGGACGGCTGGAGCAACACGGGTGGTGCAATGAGCATCATCGCGAACCGCCTCTCGTATTTTCTCGACCTGCGTGGCCCGTCTGTCGCGGTTGATACCGCGTGCTCGTCGTCGTTGGTCGCGATCCACCTCGCCTGCCAAAGCCTGCGGACCGAGGATTCCAACCTGGCCATTGCGGCGGGCGTGAATTTGTTATTGTCCCCGGCCGTATTTCGCGGTTTCGACCAGGTCGGGGCGTTGTCGCCGACCGGTCGTTGCCGCGCGTTCGACGCGGCCGCCGACGGGTTTGTGCGCGGTGAGGGCGCTGGGGTGGTGGTGCTTAAGCGGTTGACCGACGCGCAGCGCGACGGTGATCGGGTGCTTGCCATTATCTGCGGCTCAGCGGTCAACCAGGATGGCCGCTCCAACGGGCTGATGGCCCCCAACCCGGCGGCCCAAATGGCGGTGCTGCGCGCCGCCTATGCCAACGCCGGAATGCAACCGACCGACATCGACTACGTTGAAACTCACGGGACCGGAACCCTGTTGGGAGATCCGATCGAAGCGCGCGCTTTGGGCGCGGTGCTGGGCCGCGGACGCGCCCAGGATTCTCCGCTACTCATCGGCGCCATCAAGACCAACCTCGGTCACACCGAGGCAGCGGCGGGCATCGCTGGCTTCATCAAGACAGTGCTGGCGGTGCAGCGTGGTCAGATTCCACCGAATCAGTGTTTTGAAAGCCCGAACCCGCACATTCCCTTTGCTGAGTTGCGGATGAAAGTCGTTGACGCCCAGAGAGAATGGCCAGACACAGGGCATCCGCGGCGGGCCGGTGTGTCGTCATTCGGATTCGGTGGGTCGAACGCGCATGTGGTGATCGAGCAGGGCCAGGAAGAGACTCCCACACCCGAGCCGGGGGTGGTCCCGGCACTGTCGACGCTGGTGGTGGCGGGTAAGACGGTGCAGCGGGTGGCAGCGACGGCGGGGGTGCTGGCCGATTGGATTGAGGGGGCCGGCGCTGAGGTGGCGTTGGCTGATGTGGCTCACACGTTGAATCATCATCGGTCGCGGCACGCCAAGTTTGGCACCGTGGTCGCTCGTGACCGGGTCCAGGCGGTGGCGGGATTGCGGGCGTTGGCCGCTGGCCAGCAGGCGCCCGGTGTGGTCGGGCCGCAGGATGGCACGCCTGGGCCGGGAACGGTGTTTGTGTATTCGGGGCGCGGTTCGCAGTGGGCGGGGATGGGGCGCCAGTTATTGGCTGATGAGCCGGCTTTCGCGGCTGCGGTGGCCGAGTTGGAGCCGGTGTTTGTCGCCCATGCCGGTTTCTCGCTGCACGATGTGCTGGCCAATGGTAAGGAACTGGTTGGTATCGAGCAGATCCAGCTGGGTTTGATCGGCATGCAGCTGACGCTGACCGAGTTGTGGCGGTCTTACGGGGTGCAACCGGATTTGGTGATCGGGCATTCGATGGGTGAGGTGGCCGCCGCGGTGGTGGCTGGGGCGCTGACTGCTGCCGAGGGGCTGCGGGTGACCGCTACCCGGTCGCGGCTGATGGCTCCGCTGTCCGGGCAGGGCGGCATGGCGCTGCTCGAGCTTGACGCGGCCGAGACGGAGGGGTTGATCGCCGACTACCCGCAGGTGACGTTGGGGATTTACAACTCGCCGCGCCAAACGGTGATCGCCGGGCCCACCGAACAGATCGATGAGTTGATCGACCGGGTGCGCGCGCAGAACCGGTTCGCCAGTCGGGTCAATATCGAAGTGGCTCCGCACAATCCGGCGATGGATGCGCTACAGCCTCAGATGCGTTCCGAGCTTGCCGATTTGGCTGCGCGGACCCCGACGATTCCGATCCTTTCCACCACCTACGCTGACCTCGGCTCGCGCCCGGTGTTCGATGCCGAGCACTGGGCCACCAATATGCGCAACCCAGTGCATTTCCAGCAGGCGATCATGACCGCCGGAACCGACTACCACACCTTCATCGAAATCAGCGCACACCCGCTGCTGACCCAGGCCATCATTGACACGCTGCACTGCGCCCAGCATGGCACCCGGTACACCAGCATCGGGACCCTGCAACGCGACGCCGACGACACCATCACCTTCCGCACCAACCTCAACACCGCCAACACCGCCCACCCGCCACACACCCCTCATCCTGCGGAACCACACGTAACGATCCCCAGCACCCCCTGGCAGCACACCCGGCATTGGATCACCAGGAAACGTCCGGTCAACTCTGTTGGATTGGCGCCCCGGGTCGGCACACTACTTGGCCAACACACCACGGTTACCGGGGCCTTCGGGGGCTCGGGGAGTCTGCCCATCCACTTGTGGCAGGCGCGGCTGGCGCCGCAGGCCAAGCCGTACCGGGGCTGGCATCGATTCCACGGTGTCGAGGTGGTCCCTGCTTCTATTGTACTGCACACAATCCTTTGCGCCGCAGCGGAATTGGGTTATTCGACGCTATCCGGGATCCGATTCGAGCAACCCATTTTCGCTGATCGACCCCGTCTGATCCAGGTTGTCGTCGATAATCAATCGATCAGCCTGGCCTCAAGTCCTGCCACCGAAACTCCCCAGGACCGGTGGACGCGGCATGTGACCGCGCAGCTTTCCTCAGCACCGGCGCGTTCCGCGGCTCCATCGCACCACCCGGATCAAACTAACGGTCATCTGGACGCGATTGCGGACTCGATTCCCGACATAGCGGCGCTGCTCGCGCTGCGTGGGGTCGACGGCCTGCCTTTCGAGTGGTCCGTGAAGTCATGGACGCAAAAGACGCAGCAGTCAACCGGCCGCACGGTTGGGATCGAGCTTCCCGATGCCCTGCCCGAAGGGGCGGTCGCGCCGCTACTCGACGCCGCAATTCTCGTCCCCGCGCTGGCGGACGTCACCGACACGCGGCTTTACCTGCCGGCAAGCATCGAGCAAGTGTGGTTAGGCGACACCGCCACCGGACCACGCGGCTCGGTGACGTTGAATCGCACTGCTCGCGACGACGACGGGATCACCGTCGATGTCACCGTCGCCGACGGCGGCGGGTTGCCATGGGCGACCATGCGGTCACTTCAGTATCGGGCGCTGGACTTTGACAACGCGCAACAGCCCGGGTCGGTCAGTTTCGTTGAATCCCATGCGGATGCCTGGACAGACGCCAGGAATTTCGTGCACGCGATCGACTGGCAACCGCGGACCGACCTGGATTGCTCCAACACTTCGGTGGCAGGTTCGGGGTCTGTCGCGGTAATCGGCAATGACGGCGCCGCGCTTGGCTTACGCCTCAAGGAGGCGGGCTACACGCTGGCCGCGCCGGCGGCTGGGGTCTCTGAGGTACGTTACGTCGTTTACGTCGCGGATTCCTGTCCGGCAACCGTAGGTGAGACCGATGTCGACTTCGCCGTGCGGACCACCGCCGAGATCAGAGATCTGGTGCGGACTTTAGCGGAGCGGGAGCCGGGTAAGCCCGCAGCGCTGTGGATCGTCACACGCGGAGTTCACGAATCGGTGGCCCCGTCCGCGCTGCGCCAGAGCTTCCTGTGGGGCTTTGCGGGTGTCATCGCTGCGGAGCATCCCGAATTGTGGGGCGGGCTAGTCGATCTCGCAATCGACGATGACCTTGGCGACGCCGCACCGGCACTTGCCAATCTGGTTCAAACATCAACCAAGTCGATCTTGGTACTACGTGACGGTGTCGTGCTCGCCCCGACATTGGCGCCGATCCGAAGTGATCCGGTGCGCAAATCCTTGCAATGCAAGGCCGATGCGGCCTACCTCATCACCGGTGGAATGGGTGCGCTTGGCCTGCTGATGGCTGAGTGGCTCGCCGACCGTGGTGCTCGTCGACTGGTATTGACGGGCCGTACACCGTTGCCGCCAAGGCGGGACTGGGACCTCGACACCCTCCTGAACAGCCAAGCCGGACTGCGTCAGAAGATCGATGCAATCCGCGCCCTGGAGATGCGGGGAGTGACAGTCGAAGCCGTCGCAGCCGACGTCGGCCGTCACGACGATGTGCAGGCCCTGTTGGCCAAGCGTGACCGTGACGGCGCCGCGCCGATCCGCGGGGTCATCCATGCGGCAGGCGTTACGAATGACCAACTCGTGACGAACATGACCGACGATCCGGTTCGTCAGGTGATGTGGCCCAAGATCGCCGGCAGCCAGGTGCTGCACGAGGTCTTTCCGCCCGGCAGCGTGGACTTCTTGTACTTGACCGCCTCGGCCGCAGGAATCTTCGGTATCCCGGGGCAGGGCTCTTACGCTGCCGCGAATTCCTACCTGGACGCGTTGGCGCGGGCGCGCCGCCAACAAGGCTGCCACACTATGAGCCTCGACTGGGTGGCTTGGCGGGGCCTCGGATTCGCCGCTAACGCCCAGCTTGTCGGCGACGAGCTGCAGCGAATGGGGTCGCGTGACATTACGCCTTCGGAGGCGTTCACCGCGTGGGAGTACGTCGATGCCTACGACGTCGCGCAGGCGGTTGTGCTGCCAGTCCCCAGGCCCGACGGGTCCGCCGGCCCCGCCGCTGGGGACAGCTATCTGGTCCCGGCGCGAAACTGGTCGCAGATGGCGGCCACCGAGGTGCGGAAAGAACTTGAAAGTGGCTTACGGACCATCATCGCTGCAGAGCTCCGGGTGGCCGAGGCGGAGCTGGACACCGACCGGCCGTTTGCCGAACTTGGGCTCAACTCCCTTATGGCAATGGCGATTCGGCGTGAAGCCGAGCAGTTCATCGGGATAGAGCTGTCGGCCATCATGCTGTTCAACCATCCAACCGTTGCGTTACTAGCCGCGTATCTGGCAAAAGTAGTTGCACCGCAGCACGATTCGCAAGAAGACAAGATGGCCTCCTTATCCGCCTCAGCGGGAAGCGTATTGGACAGTCTCTTCGACCGCATCGAATCGACCTCGACTGAGGCCGAAGGGTCGGTGTAA
- the fadD26 gene encoding long-chain-fatty-acid--AMP ligase FAAL26/FadD26 — MVVTNFSVPALLKERADQQAGTTAYTYIDYGSDPKGFAESLTWSQVYTRACIIAKELKLCGVPGDRVAILAPQGLEYVIAFLGALQAGFIAVPLSTPQYAVHDERVSAVLQDSQPVAILTTSSVVSDVAKYACAQDGRDAPSVIEVDLLDLNASLPLPKAPQPSARPAYLQYTSGSTRTPAGVMVSHKNVIANVMQSLNGYFGDATKTPNMTLLSWLPLFHDMGLILGICAPMVAGRSAVLLSPMSFLRRPACWMQLLATIGSCFSAAPNFAFELVVRRTSDDDMAGLDLGAVLGIVSGSERIHVATVKRFTERFARFNLNPTAVRPSYGLAEATLYVAAPEPGTVPKAVRFDYEHLTASQAKACGAEGRGATELISYGSPDASAVRIVDPETMIENPAGTVGEIWLQGDHVAMGYWRKPEQTARTFNAKIVDPAPGTPEGPWLRTGDLGVMSDGELFIMGRIKDLLIVDGRNHYPDDIEATIQEITGGRVAAIGVPDDITEQLVAIIEFKRRGASAEDHMLKLRSVKREVTSAISKSHSLHVADLVLVPPGSIPVTTSGKVRRSACVERYRSDGFIRLDVKV; from the coding sequence ATGGTCGTGACCAACTTTTCCGTCCCCGCTTTGCTGAAGGAACGGGCGGATCAGCAGGCTGGCACGACCGCCTACACATACATTGACTACGGATCAGACCCGAAGGGCTTTGCTGAGAGCTTGACGTGGTCGCAAGTTTACACACGCGCTTGCATCATTGCTAAAGAGCTCAAATTGTGTGGTGTGCCCGGTGATAGAGTGGCAATTTTGGCGCCGCAGGGACTGGAATATGTTATCGCGTTCTTAGGGGCTCTCCAGGCCGGATTTATCGCGGTTCCTCTTTCAACACCGCAGTATGCCGTTCACGACGAACGCGTTTCGGCGGTACTACAGGATTCCCAACCGGTCGCTATTCTTACGACTTCGTCCGTGGTTAGCGACGTGGCGAAATACGCTTGTGCACAAGACGGACGGGACGCCCCGTCGGTCATTGAGGTCGATCTGCTTGACTTGAACGCGTCACTCCCGCTGCCGAAGGCCCCTCAGCCCTCTGCTAGGCCGGCTTATCTCCAATACACGTCCGGGTCGACACGCACGCCAGCCGGCGTCATGGTGTCACACAAGAACGTTATCGCTAATGTGATGCAAAGCCTGAACGGCTATTTTGGCGACGCCACAAAGACTCCGAACATGACCCTGTTGTCATGGCTTCCCCTGTTTCACGACATGGGCTTGATTCTTGGGATTTGCGCGCCAATGGTCGCTGGACGAAGCGCGGTGTTGCTGAGCCCGATGTCGTTTTTGCGCCGCCCGGCCTGCTGGATGCAACTTCTCGCGACTATCGGGTCGTGCTTTTCTGCAGCGCCGAATTTTGCTTTCGAGTTGGTCGTGCGCCGAACGTCCGACGACGACATGGCGGGACTCGACCTCGGCGCCGTGCTCGGAATCGTTAGCGGCAGTGAACGAATCCATGTCGCAACGGTGAAGCGTTTCACCGAGCGCTTCGCCCGTTTCAATCTCAACCCCACGGCCGTACGACCGTCATACGGGCTCGCGGAAGCGACCCTATATGTGGCGGCTCCCGAACCTGGCACCGTGCCCAAGGCGGTGCGTTTCGACTACGAGCACCTGACGGCCAGTCAGGCCAAGGCCTGCGGAGCCGAAGGGAGAGGCGCGACCGAACTCATCAGTTACGGATCACCTGATGCATCGGCTGTGCGAATCGTCGATCCGGAGACCATGATCGAGAACCCGGCCGGAACGGTCGGGGAGATCTGGTTACAGGGCGACCATGTGGCCATGGGATATTGGCGCAAGCCCGAGCAGACCGCGCGGACCTTCAACGCCAAGATCGTCGACCCCGCACCTGGCACCCCGGAGGGTCCGTGGCTTCGGACCGGAGACCTGGGTGTCATGTCTGATGGCGAACTGTTCATCATGGGCCGCATCAAAGACCTGCTCATCGTCGATGGTCGCAACCACTACCCGGACGACATCGAGGCGACGATCCAGGAGATCACCGGCGGCCGGGTTGCAGCGATTGGTGTGCCGGACGACATCACCGAGCAGCTGGTGGCGATCATCGAATTCAAGCGACGCGGAGCGTCCGCGGAAGACCACATGCTCAAGCTCCGCTCGGTGAAGCGTGAAGTCACCTCCGCTATATCGAAGTCGCACAGTCTGCATGTGGCCGACCTCGTTCTGGTGCCACCTGGCTCGATCCCGGTCACAACAAGCGGCAAGGTCCGACGTTCAGCCTGTGTCGAACGTTATCGCAGCGACGGGTTCATACGGCTGGACGTGAAGGTATGA
- a CDS encoding thioesterase II family protein produces the protein MHGLGPGYAGAVNGHSNNGKGGENSTAPTLYIFPHAGGDAAYYVPFSREFSADVKRIAVQYPGQRDGYGLPPLTSIPALADEIFAMMKPSAPTGDPVAFFGHSMGGMLAFEVALRFQSAGYRLVALFVSACSAPGHIRYQQIKDFSDNDMLDLVARMTGMNPDFFEDEEFRVGVLPTLRAARAIAGYSCPPETTVSCPIYAFIGDKDWIATQEDMTPWGERTTGEFAIRVFPGDHFYLNDNLSELVCDIEDKTLEWCDRA, from the coding sequence GTGCATGGTCTTGGACCAGGGTATGCTGGCGCGGTGAACGGGCACTCGAACAACGGCAAAGGTGGCGAAAATTCTACCGCGCCTACGCTATATATTTTCCCGCATGCGGGTGGAGACGCGGCATATTATGTCCCATTTTCCCGGGAGTTTTCAGCGGACGTAAAGCGGATCGCTGTCCAGTACCCGGGGCAGCGCGACGGGTATGGCCTGCCGCCGCTCACTAGTATTCCCGCCCTGGCTGATGAAATCTTCGCAATGATGAAGCCGTCGGCTCCGACGGGCGATCCAGTCGCTTTTTTTGGTCACAGTATGGGCGGAATGCTGGCTTTCGAAGTGGCGTTGAGATTCCAATCGGCGGGGTATCGTCTCGTCGCCCTGTTCGTCTCGGCTTGTTCGGCTCCGGGTCATATCAGGTACCAGCAAATCAAGGATTTTTCCGATAACGACATGCTGGACTTGGTCGCCCGCATGACCGGCATGAATCCGGATTTTTTTGAGGACGAAGAATTTCGTGTCGGGGTGCTGCCCACGTTGCGGGCGGCCCGCGCCATTGCAGGCTATAGCTGTCCGCCAGAGACGACGGTGTCGTGCCCAATTTATGCGTTTATTGGCGATAAGGATTGGATTGCGACCCAAGAAGACATGACGCCATGGGGTGAGCGAACGACGGGAGAGTTCGCGATTCGGGTGTTTCCTGGGGACCATTTCTACCTCAATGACAATTTGTCAGAGCTGGTATGCGATATAGAAGACAAAACGCTCGAATGGTGTGATCGAGCTTAG
- a CDS encoding MmcQ/YjbR family DNA-binding protein, which produces MANRPAHVADVRRIASSMPHITRLEGPKGNAIYQVGGKSFVFFRTPQPDATDPDTGERYTDVIMIWVESESDKLALIQDPASPFFSTDHFDGHPSVLVRASRLSEISITELTELIQDAWLSRASKKRAAAWFAAQQSVTPADVEPRQNGT; this is translated from the coding sequence ATGGCTAATCGACCCGCCCACGTTGCCGATGTGCGTCGGATTGCCTCGTCGATGCCGCACATTACCCGTTTGGAAGGGCCAAAGGGCAATGCCATTTATCAAGTGGGCGGAAAGTCGTTCGTATTCTTCCGCACCCCCCAGCCCGACGCGACCGATCCCGATACCGGCGAACGCTACACCGACGTCATCATGATTTGGGTGGAGTCGGAGAGCGACAAGCTGGCGCTGATCCAGGACCCGGCTTCACCGTTCTTCAGCACAGACCACTTCGATGGACATCCTTCGGTACTGGTGCGGGCCAGCCGACTGTCGGAAATCAGCATCACCGAGTTAACCGAGTTGATTCAGGACGCGTGGCTGTCCCGAGCATCGAAGAAGCGCGCCGCGGCATGGTTCGCCGCCCAACAGTCAGTAACGCCGGCCGACGTCGAGCCCCGCCAGAACGGTACTTAA
- a CDS encoding response regulator transcription factor: MCRADGNPITVLVVDDEAVLAEMVSMALRYEGWNIVTAGDGSSAVVAARAQRPDVVVLDVMLPDMSGLDVLHKLREDNPRLPVLLLTAKDAVEDRIAGLTAGGDDYVTKPFSIEEVVLRLRALLRRTGVTTVDSGAQLVVGDLVLDEDSHEVMRAGEPISLTSTEFELLRFMMRNAKRVLSKAQILDRVWSYDFGGRSNIVELYISYLRKKIDSGREPMIHTLRGAGYVLKPAR, from the coding sequence ATGTGCCGTGCCGATGGCAACCCAATCACCGTGCTGGTTGTTGACGATGAAGCTGTCCTCGCCGAGATGGTGTCGATGGCGTTGCGGTACGAGGGCTGGAACATTGTCACCGCCGGCGATGGATCATCGGCGGTCGTGGCGGCCCGCGCGCAGCGACCCGATGTGGTTGTTCTAGACGTAATGCTGCCCGATATGAGCGGGCTCGACGTGCTGCACAAATTGCGCGAAGACAACCCGCGGCTGCCGGTGCTATTGCTGACGGCCAAGGACGCGGTGGAAGACCGCATCGCTGGGCTAACCGCAGGTGGCGACGACTATGTCACCAAACCGTTCAGCATCGAGGAGGTAGTGCTGCGGTTACGGGCGCTGCTGCGGCGCACCGGGGTGACGACGGTAGACAGCGGTGCGCAGCTGGTGGTCGGCGACTTGGTGTTGGATGAGGACAGTCACGAGGTAATGCGCGCTGGCGAACCAATCTCGTTGACCTCCACCGAGTTCGAGCTGTTGCGGTTCATGATGCGCAACGCCAAGCGAGTGCTGAGCAAGGCTCAGATCCTGGACCGGGTATGGAGCTACGATTTCGGCGGCCGCTCTAACATCGTCGAGCTTTACATTTCCTACCTACGCAAGAAGATTGACAGCGGTCGTGAGCCGATGATCCACACGCTGCGCGGCGCGGGTTATGTCCTCAAGCCAGCCCGCTAA
- a CDS encoding sensor histidine kinase, whose amino-acid sequence MSSSQPANAWRAWSLRLRLLVGQIVVLAVVCVGIIAATELALGHHLMAQLDSQLGGTSYRSALMYPEPKRPGWRREHSYYPRPGPGPRFLDAPGQPAGMVAAVINNGKTVDAGYLTSSGSRAALTPAAQAQLERIAGSRTPATLDLDDLGRYRVVAAPSRNGGDVIITGLSMASVDSTMLRMLIIFAIVTVIALAAAITAGILIIRRALAPLRRVAQTASQVADLPLDRGEVALPVRVPEPDANPHTEVGQLGSALNRMLDHIAAALEARQANETRVRQFVADASHELRTPLAAIRGYTELAQRMGQGGREQEAVAHAMSRVASETERITRLVEDLLLLARLDSGRPLEREQVDLSRLAVDAVSDAHVAGPDHQWELDLPEEPVVVPGDGARLHQVVTNLLANARIHTGAGTLITTRLTTDPSHSVLQVIDNGPGIPVTLQSEVFERFARGDSSRSRKGGSTGLGLAIVSAVVKAHNGTITVHSSPGHTEFTVRLPLNGWQPPAC is encoded by the coding sequence ATGTCCTCAAGCCAGCCCGCTAACGCTTGGCGGGCTTGGTCGCTTCGGCTGCGGCTGTTGGTCGGGCAGATCGTGGTGCTCGCCGTGGTGTGCGTGGGAATTATCGCTGCCACCGAACTAGCCCTGGGCCACCATCTGATGGCGCAGCTCGACAGCCAGCTCGGCGGAACCTCTTATCGCTCCGCGTTGATGTACCCCGAACCGAAGCGTCCGGGGTGGCGACGCGAGCATTCGTACTATCCGAGGCCAGGACCCGGTCCGAGGTTCCTCGATGCCCCGGGCCAGCCGGCCGGCATGGTGGCCGCGGTGATCAACAACGGCAAGACAGTCGATGCCGGCTACCTGACCAGCAGCGGTTCCCGCGCCGCATTGACCCCAGCCGCCCAGGCCCAGCTGGAACGGATCGCCGGCAGCCGCACGCCGGCGACTTTGGACCTCGACGATCTCGGTCGGTATCGCGTCGTCGCCGCTCCGAGCCGCAACGGAGGCGACGTCATCATCACCGGCCTGTCGATGGCAAGCGTTGACTCCACCATGCTTCGGATGTTGATCATCTTTGCAATCGTCACCGTGATCGCGCTGGCCGCCGCAATAACCGCCGGCATACTCATCATCAGACGGGCGCTGGCGCCGCTGCGACGCGTCGCCCAAACCGCGAGTCAGGTGGCCGATCTGCCGCTGGACCGCGGCGAGGTCGCGCTGCCGGTGCGGGTGCCCGAACCGGACGCAAACCCGCATACGGAGGTGGGTCAACTCGGATCGGCCCTCAACCGGATGCTCGACCACATCGCGGCCGCACTAGAGGCACGGCAGGCCAACGAAACCCGGGTGCGCCAGTTCGTCGCCGACGCCAGTCACGAATTGCGCACACCGTTGGCCGCGATCCGCGGCTATACCGAATTAGCACAACGGATGGGCCAGGGTGGTCGGGAGCAGGAGGCGGTCGCACACGCAATGAGTCGGGTGGCGTCCGAGACCGAGCGGATAACGCGCCTCGTCGAGGATCTACTGCTGCTGGCCCGGCTGGACTCCGGTCGCCCGCTAGAACGCGAACAGGTGGACCTGTCTCGACTGGCCGTTGACGCAGTCAGCGACGCACACGTGGCGGGACCGGATCACCAGTGGGAGCTCGACCTACCCGAAGAGCCAGTGGTTGTTCCGGGCGATGGGGCGCGGTTGCACCAAGTGGTGACCAACCTGCTTGCCAACGCCCGCATCCACACCGGTGCCGGCACCCTCATAACGACGCGGTTGACCACCGACCCCAGCCATAGCGTGCTGCAGGTGATCGACAACGGCCCCGGCATTCCGGTGACGCTTCAGTCGGAGGTGTTCGAGCGGTTCGCCCGCGGCGACTCCTCCCGCTCCCGCAAAGGCGGCAGCACCGGGTTGGGCCTGGCGATCGTGTCTGCGGTAGTCAAGGCGCACAACGGGACGATCACGGTGCACAGCTCACCCGGTCATACCGAGTTCACGGTGCGGTTGCCACTCAACGGGTGGCAACCGCCCGCCTGCTAG